A single Deinococcus sp. Leaf326 DNA region contains:
- a CDS encoding DUF420 domain-containing protein — protein sequence MAETINQWAVITIVLSGIALVIGVYFIRTGNREAHMRAMITASTLATIFLVLYLTRLGLGYEKKYIGPYRGAYFALLISHIILAAANLPLALGALWNAWKGLKAAGNLGNISAPVAATYFRRHRAWVRWTVPVWLYVAVTGWIIYLLLRSYGEVIKGG from the coding sequence ATGGCCGAAACCATCAACCAGTGGGCCGTCATCACCATCGTGCTGAGCGGCATCGCCCTGGTGATCGGCGTCTATTTCATCCGTACCGGCAACCGCGAGGCGCACATGCGCGCCATGATCACGGCCAGCACGCTGGCGACCATCTTTCTCGTGCTGTACCTCACCCGCCTGGGCCTGGGCTACGAGAAGAAATATATCGGGCCCTACCGGGGCGCCTACTTCGCGCTGCTCATCAGCCACATCATCCTGGCCGCCGCCAACCTGCCGCTGGCCCTGGGCGCCCTGTGGAACGCCTGGAAGGGTCTGAAGGCCGCCGGCAATCTGGGGAATATCTCGGCCCCCGTCGCCGCCACATACTTCCGCCGTCACCGCGCCTGGGTCCGCTGGACGGTGCCGGTGTGGCTGTACGTCGCCGTGACGGGCTGGATCATCTACCTGCTGCTCAGGAGCTACGGCGAAGTGATCAAGGGGGGCTGA
- the panB gene encoding 3-methyl-2-oxobutanoate hydroxymethyltransferase: MSPSKRSVPELMASADPLVMVTAYDYPGGRHAEAAGVDLILVGDSLGNVVLGYDSTAPVTLADMIHHGRAVRRGAPNTFLVVDLPFGTYHTGVHDAMRHAVRVIQETGADALKLEGSTPEVLDVVGTLTRNGIPVMGHVGLMPQTATAQGGLTVQGKDDASARRTLDGALALQDAGAFSAVLEAIPARLARLITERLTIPTIGIGAGVHCRGQVLVTHDLLGVYEGEHKKIAKRYAEVGQVSREAIAAYAAEVRGRTFPAKENSFVMKDDVLDKLY; this comes from the coding sequence ATGTCCCCTAGCAAGCGCAGCGTGCCCGAGCTGATGGCCTCGGCTGACCCTCTGGTAATGGTCACGGCCTACGACTACCCCGGCGGCCGGCATGCCGAGGCGGCGGGCGTGGACCTGATCCTAGTGGGCGACAGCCTGGGCAACGTGGTGCTGGGCTACGACAGCACGGCCCCCGTGACCCTGGCCGACATGATCCACCACGGCAGGGCCGTGCGCCGCGGCGCGCCGAACACCTTTCTGGTCGTGGACCTGCCCTTCGGGACGTACCACACCGGAGTCCACGACGCGATGCGCCACGCCGTCCGCGTCATCCAGGAGACGGGGGCCGACGCCCTAAAGCTGGAAGGCTCGACGCCCGAGGTACTGGACGTGGTCGGCACGCTGACCCGCAACGGCATTCCGGTGATGGGTCACGTCGGCCTGATGCCTCAGACCGCCACCGCGCAGGGCGGTTTGACCGTGCAGGGCAAGGACGACGCCTCAGCGCGCCGCACCCTGGACGGCGCGCTGGCCCTGCAAGACGCCGGGGCCTTTTCCGCCGTGCTCGAGGCGATACCGGCGCGGCTGGCCCGCCTCATCACCGAGCGGCTGACCATTCCGACCATCGGTATCGGGGCGGGGGTGCACTGCCGGGGGCAGGTACTCGTCACGCACGACCTGCTGGGCGTGTACGAGGGCGAGCACAAGAAGATCGCCAAGCGCTATGCCGAGGTCGGACAGGTCTCGCGCGAGGCTATCGCGGCGTATGCAGCCGAGGTCCGGGGGCGGACCTTCCCGGCCAAGGAGAACAGCTTCGTGATGAAGGATGACGTGCTGGACAAGTTGTACTGA
- a CDS encoding ATP-binding protein encodes MTAQSEATFAKTLGELLQTPGYVGRQPFDGRVRLVQDEVRENLTRKLRAGEDLFPGVVGYDDTVIPQLVNALLARQNFILLGLRGQAKSRILRAITGLLDDVVPVIDGVDMPDDPLNPVGAEGRHLLETHGLELPIRWLPRADRYVEKLATPDVTVADLVGDVDPIKAARLGTSLGDVRSMHFGLLPRANRGIFSVNELADLSPKVQVALFNILQEGDVQIKGYPVRLELDVMLVFSANPEDYTARGKIVTPLKDRIGSEIRTHYPTDVRLGMNITAQEAVRDEAVVVPDFIAELIEEIAFQAREDGRVDKLSGVSQRLPISLMEVASANAERRSLVSGDAPVVRVSDVYAGLPAITGKMELEYEGELKGADQVAKDVIRKAAGAVYARNHGSADTRELEKWFEGGNVFRFPQGGDAAAALKATREVPGLSDFAEQVANSSDDAVRVSAAEFILEGLYGRKKLSRAEELYAAPEPETRQQRGGRWN; translated from the coding sequence ATGACTGCCCAGAGCGAAGCCACTTTTGCAAAGACGCTCGGCGAGCTGCTCCAGACGCCGGGATACGTGGGCCGTCAGCCCTTCGACGGCCGAGTTCGCCTCGTGCAGGACGAGGTCCGTGAAAACCTGACCCGCAAACTGCGCGCGGGCGAGGACCTGTTCCCCGGCGTGGTCGGCTACGACGACACCGTCATCCCCCAGCTCGTCAACGCGCTGCTGGCCCGCCAGAACTTCATTCTGCTGGGCCTGCGCGGTCAGGCCAAGAGCCGTATCCTGCGGGCCATCACCGGTCTGCTCGACGACGTGGTACCGGTCATCGACGGCGTGGACATGCCTGACGATCCCCTGAACCCGGTGGGCGCCGAGGGCCGTCACTTGCTCGAAACGCACGGGCTGGAGCTGCCCATTCGCTGGTTGCCGCGCGCTGACCGCTACGTCGAGAAGCTCGCCACGCCCGACGTGACGGTGGCCGACCTCGTGGGCGACGTGGACCCCATCAAGGCCGCCCGCCTGGGCACCAGCCTGGGCGACGTGCGCTCCATGCACTTCGGGCTGTTGCCGCGCGCCAACCGGGGCATCTTCTCGGTGAACGAACTTGCCGACCTCTCGCCCAAGGTGCAGGTCGCGCTGTTCAACATCCTTCAGGAAGGCGACGTGCAGATCAAGGGCTACCCCGTGCGCCTGGAACTCGACGTGATGCTCGTCTTCTCGGCCAACCCCGAGGACTACACGGCGCGCGGCAAGATCGTCACGCCCCTCAAGGACCGCATCGGCAGCGAGATCCGCACCCACTACCCCACCGACGTGCGCCTCGGCATGAACATCACGGCCCAGGAAGCCGTGCGTGACGAGGCGGTCGTGGTGCCGGACTTCATTGCTGAACTCATCGAGGAGATCGCCTTCCAGGCCCGCGAGGACGGCCGCGTGGACAAGCTCTCGGGCGTGTCGCAGCGCCTGCCCATTTCCCTGATGGAAGTGGCGAGCGCCAACGCCGAGCGCCGCTCGCTGGTGTCGGGCGACGCTCCGGTCGTGCGCGTCAGCGACGTATACGCCGGCCTGCCCGCGATCACGGGCAAGATGGAGCTGGAATACGAGGGCGAACTTAAGGGCGCCGATCAGGTCGCCAAGGACGTGATCCGCAAGGCGGCCGGGGCCGTGTACGCGCGCAATCACGGTTCGGCCGACACCCGCGAGCTGGAGAAGTGGTTCGAGGGCGGTAATGTCTTCCGCTTCCCGCAGGGCGGCGACGCTGCGGCGGCGCTCAAGGCCACCCGCGAGGTGCCGGGCTTGAGCGATTTCGCCGAGCAGGTGGCGAACAGCAGCGACGACGCCGTGCGCGTCAGTGCCGCCGAGTTCATCCTCGAAGGTCTGTACGGCCGCAAGAAGCTCTCGCGCGCCGAGGAACTGTACGCCGCCCCTGAGCCCGAAACCCGCCAGCAGCGCGGCGGCCGCTGGAACTGA
- a CDS encoding dienelactone hydrolase, whose protein sequence is MIRSASLLVCLALLGAASGAAAQAMPAAPMSPKLSGMLGDPRPDAPALSARGAYAVGVQTIQMVNPGQLDIVNAPKEGAIPRYDRPLTAEIWYPAPGPSGAGRVTYQEVLGSGPGDPKRPVVPFTFQGRATRSAPTRTLGAPQGGYPLVIVSHGYPGSRYLLSYLGENLASKGYVVAAIDHTDSTHADRGAFASTLLNRPLDDNFVLGELSRLGAPDSGSFLSGLVNTDNVGLVGYSMGGYGALNTLGAGFAPQIMPLVPQNALAVRQTGAYTVDPRFKAMVAFAPWGGDAAVKSIGVNFGAPFGFWDAAGLAGLKVPSLFIVGDHDDVAGYEGGVKSLFENAVNSERYLLTYQNARHNSAPNRAPDASYVNFDEFMRYAEPAWDSARLNDLNMHFVTAFLDLKLKGMADRATYLDVKVPVAQDGKYSRNADGSLKPDDTYWPGFPNRTALGIELHKLMPK, encoded by the coding sequence ATGATCCGTTCTGCTTCCCTGTTGGTCTGCCTTGCTCTCCTGGGCGCCGCGTCCGGCGCCGCTGCCCAGGCGATGCCTGCCGCGCCCATGTCCCCCAAACTGTCCGGCATGCTTGGTGATCCCCGTCCCGACGCCCCGGCCCTGAGCGCGCGCGGCGCCTACGCCGTGGGCGTGCAGACCATCCAGATGGTCAATCCCGGTCAGCTCGACATCGTCAACGCTCCCAAGGAAGGGGCCATTCCCCGCTACGACCGCCCGTTGACGGCCGAAATCTGGTATCCGGCCCCCGGCCCCAGCGGCGCCGGGCGGGTCACCTACCAGGAGGTGCTGGGCAGCGGCCCCGGCGACCCCAAGCGCCCAGTCGTGCCCTTCACTTTTCAGGGCCGCGCCACGCGGAGCGCCCCCACCCGCACCCTGGGCGCGCCCCAGGGCGGGTACCCGCTGGTGATCGTGTCGCACGGCTACCCCGGCAGCCGGTATCTCCTGAGCTACCTCGGCGAGAACCTGGCCAGCAAGGGCTACGTGGTGGCGGCTATCGACCACACCGACAGCACCCATGCCGACCGGGGCGCCTTTGCGAGCACGCTGCTCAACCGTCCGCTCGACGACAACTTCGTGCTGGGCGAGCTGAGCAGACTCGGCGCGCCGGACAGCGGCAGCTTCCTGAGCGGCCTGGTCAACACCGACAACGTGGGCCTGGTGGGCTACAGCATGGGCGGCTACGGCGCGCTCAACACGCTGGGTGCGGGCTTCGCGCCGCAGATCATGCCGCTGGTGCCGCAGAACGCCCTGGCCGTGCGTCAGACCGGCGCCTACACGGTGGACCCGCGCTTCAAGGCGATGGTGGCCTTCGCGCCCTGGGGCGGCGACGCGGCCGTGAAATCCATCGGGGTCAACTTCGGCGCGCCCTTTGGCTTCTGGGACGCGGCGGGCCTGGCGGGCCTGAAGGTGCCCTCGCTGTTCATTGTGGGCGATCACGACGACGTGGCCGGCTATGAGGGCGGCGTCAAGTCGCTATTCGAGAACGCCGTGAACAGCGAACGCTACCTCCTGACCTACCAGAACGCCCGGCACAACTCCGCTCCCAACCGGGCTCCCGACGCGAGCTACGTGAACTTCGACGAGTTCATGCGCTACGCCGAACCCGCGTGGGACTCCGCCCGCCTCAACGACCTGAACATGCATTTCGTGACGGCCTTCCTGGACCTGAAACTCAAGGGGATGGCCGACCGCGCCACGTATCTCGACGTGAAGGTTCCGGTCGCGCAGGACGGCAAATACAGCCGCAACGCCGACGGCAGCCTCAAGCCGGACGATACCTACTGGCCCGGATTCCCCAACCGCACGGCCCTGGGGATCGAACTGCATAAGCTCATGCCCAAATAA
- the gatB gene encoding Asp-tRNA(Asn)/Glu-tRNA(Gln) amidotransferase subunit GatB produces MAYQAVIGLEVHLQLRTRTKIFSACPADYHGAEPNTFTDPFTLGLPGALPTLNRGAVELAMMFGLGLSCDVSGFTQFHRKNYFYPDAPKNFQLSQYDRPIARDGHLDVDGERIRIKRAHLEDDAGKLMHPTYAPYSLLDLNRAGSALIEMVTEADIVSAEQARAFLESVQAIAQALGVSDATPEEGKMRCDVNISVHKPGEPWGTKVEVKNLNSFRSVARAIEYETARQARVLDGGGRITQDTLGWDEGGQKTFLMRTKEGEADYRYFPEPDLPPLDITPEWIEQVRARMPELPAQKRGRYLAAGVRAADAGVLSHDVALSRFYDEALGSSPAPDAQKLANWLLTNVTGALAAQEQTLAQTSLKPAHLASLVRLIDADTIGGRVAKDLLGDVMEGHDPETLVQERGLGVVTDTAAIDAAIDAAMAADPTTVEKVRGGNAKALNALFGPVMKATGGQARPDVVRARLQAKLGL; encoded by the coding sequence ATGGCGTATCAGGCGGTCATCGGCTTAGAGGTTCACCTGCAACTCAGGACGCGCACCAAGATCTTCAGCGCGTGCCCGGCCGACTATCACGGCGCAGAACCCAATACCTTCACCGACCCCTTCACCCTGGGGCTGCCCGGCGCCCTGCCCACGCTGAACCGGGGGGCGGTCGAGCTGGCGATGATGTTCGGGCTGGGCCTGAGCTGCGACGTGTCGGGATTCACGCAGTTTCACCGCAAGAACTACTTCTATCCCGACGCCCCCAAGAACTTCCAGCTCTCGCAGTACGACCGCCCCATCGCGCGCGACGGCCATCTGGACGTAGACGGCGAACGCATCCGGATCAAGCGCGCCCACCTAGAGGACGACGCGGGCAAGCTCATGCACCCCACCTACGCGCCCTACAGCCTGCTGGACCTCAACCGCGCCGGGTCGGCCCTGATCGAGATGGTCACCGAGGCCGACATCGTGAGTGCCGAGCAGGCCCGCGCCTTTCTGGAAAGCGTGCAGGCCATCGCGCAGGCGCTGGGGGTCAGTGACGCCACGCCCGAGGAAGGCAAGATGCGCTGCGACGTGAACATCAGCGTCCACAAGCCCGGCGAGCCGTGGGGCACGAAGGTCGAGGTCAAGAACCTCAACTCGTTCCGCAGCGTGGCGCGCGCCATCGAATACGAGACGGCACGTCAGGCCCGCGTGCTCGACGGCGGCGGCCGTATCACCCAGGACACGCTGGGCTGGGACGAGGGCGGCCAGAAGACCTTCCTGATGCGCACCAAGGAGGGCGAGGCCGACTACCGCTACTTTCCCGAGCCCGATCTGCCCCCGCTGGACATCACGCCCGAATGGATCGAGCAGGTGCGCGCGCGGATGCCCGAACTGCCCGCCCAGAAACGCGGGCGCTACCTCGCGGCCGGCGTCCGCGCCGCCGACGCCGGGGTACTGAGCCACGACGTGGCCCTCTCCCGCTTCTACGACGAGGCGCTGGGCAGCTCTCCGGCACCCGACGCCCAGAAACTCGCCAACTGGCTGCTAACTAACGTGACGGGCGCCCTGGCCGCGCAGGAGCAGACGCTCGCGCAGACCAGCCTCAAGCCGGCCCACCTCGCCTCCCTGGTGCGCCTGATCGACGCGGACACCATCGGCGGCCGCGTCGCCAAGGACCTGTTGGGCGACGTCATGGAAGGCCACGACCCCGAGACGCTCGTGCAGGAGCGGGGGCTGGGGGTCGTGACCGACACGGCCGCCATTGACGCGGCCATCGACGCCGCCATGGCCGCTGACCCTACCACCGTCGAGAAGGTGCGTGGCGGCAACGCCAAGGCCCTGAACGCGCTGTTCGGCCCGGTCATGAAGGCGACCGGGGGGCAGGCCAGGCCCGATGTGGTGCGTGCCCGCCTCCAGGCCAAGCTGGGGCTGTGA
- a CDS encoding carbohydrate kinase family protein translates to MHSPSSSAAPLVALGDLAWDVLAKPDTMLLPGGDTTGRLELLGGGSAANLAVWARRTGHPAAFVGKVGRDRFGELATAELQAEDVHTALVLSDEHPTGVILALIDRRGQRAMLTGQGADWELRPEELPGEVISGARHLHLTAWSLFRDPPRAAALAAARLAQDAGATLSLDPGSFQMIQQLGRETFLAVVDGVPFGVLFPNKDEALAMSGEATPEGALVWLRARYPEALVVLKLDEDGALLEGPDTPRTHVPATRDELVDATGAGDAFGGAFLAEWLAHGDAVRAARRAVQVGGWVVSRFGARPPADAALRERLAAVEA, encoded by the coding sequence ATGCATTCTCCTTCCTCTTCGGCCGCGCCCCTGGTGGCCCTGGGCGACCTCGCCTGGGACGTGCTCGCCAAACCCGACACCATGCTGCTGCCCGGCGGAGACACCACTGGGCGGCTGGAGCTGCTGGGCGGCGGCAGCGCGGCCAACCTCGCGGTGTGGGCGCGGCGCACCGGCCACCCGGCCGCCTTCGTGGGCAAGGTGGGACGCGACCGCTTCGGCGAACTGGCGACCGCCGAGCTTCAGGCCGAGGACGTGCACACCGCCCTGGTCCTTAGTGACGAGCACCCGACCGGCGTGATCCTGGCGCTGATTGACCGCCGGGGCCAGCGCGCCATGCTCACCGGACAGGGCGCCGACTGGGAACTGCGGCCCGAGGAACTGCCCGGCGAGGTCATCTCGGGCGCGCGGCACCTGCATCTCACGGCCTGGAGCCTCTTCCGCGACCCGCCCCGCGCGGCGGCCCTGGCGGCGGCCCGGCTGGCCCAGGACGCCGGGGCCACCCTGAGCCTGGACCCCGGCAGCTTCCAGATGATCCAGCAGCTCGGGCGCGAGACCTTCCTGGCCGTGGTGGACGGCGTGCCCTTCGGCGTGCTGTTCCCCAACAAGGACGAGGCTCTGGCGATGAGTGGCGAGGCCACACCCGAGGGCGCCCTGGTCTGGCTGCGCGCGCGTTATCCGGAGGCGCTCGTGGTCCTGAAGCTCGATGAGGACGGCGCCCTGCTCGAAGGGCCGGACACCCCGCGGACCCACGTCCCGGCCACGCGCGACGAGCTCGTGGACGCGACCGGCGCCGGAGACGCGTTCGGCGGCGCCTTCCTGGCCGAGTGGCTGGCCCACGGCGACGCGGTGCGGGCCGCGCGCCGGGCGGTACAGGTGGGCGGCTGGGTGGTGTCGCGTTTCGGGGCGAGGCCCCCTGCCGACGCCGCTCTGCGCGAGCGGCTCGCGGCGGTGGAGGCGTGA
- the mltG gene encoding endolytic transglycosylase MltG gives MSRLGRRGTPAWVKVLLALFVLLIIAAAAAFFYARSLLGPAGGAAYTLEVKPGDTVGAVARKLEAQGIVKNARVLRLVMDRNGTAGSLKEGLYELNGQMSVQAVAEKLAGPALIPTVDVTIPEGRRLKDLPAIFEKAGFSAQGIRAALNDASLSEYASGKQKNLEGFVFPATYEFRPAEAPKEIVEEMVGRMNTEFTPANVAKAKALNLSVRDWVILASMVQAEAANDGEMPVIAGVFVNRLRDGIALGSDPTVAYGLGKDLPDLDRSAGDFTKDTPYSTYTRMGLPAGPINNPGQAALLSVINPKRTMNDGRDALYFLHAGGKIYVNHTYAEHLSDNARYR, from the coding sequence GTGAGCCGTCTGGGCCGCCGGGGCACCCCGGCCTGGGTCAAGGTGCTGCTCGCCCTGTTCGTACTGCTCATCATCGCGGCGGCCGCGGCCTTTTTCTACGCGCGCAGCCTGCTGGGGCCGGCGGGCGGCGCGGCGTACACGCTGGAGGTCAAACCCGGCGACACGGTGGGGGCGGTCGCCCGCAAGCTCGAAGCCCAGGGCATCGTGAAAAACGCCCGGGTGCTGCGGCTGGTCATGGACCGCAACGGCACGGCCGGCAGCCTGAAAGAAGGCCTGTACGAACTGAACGGCCAGATGAGCGTGCAGGCGGTCGCCGAGAAACTGGCCGGCCCGGCCCTCATTCCGACCGTGGACGTGACTATTCCCGAGGGCCGGCGCCTCAAGGACCTGCCGGCCATCTTCGAGAAGGCGGGCTTCAGCGCGCAGGGCATCCGCGCGGCGCTGAACGACGCTTCCCTGAGCGAGTACGCCAGCGGCAAGCAGAAGAACCTCGAAGGCTTCGTATTCCCGGCGACCTACGAGTTCCGGCCCGCTGAGGCGCCCAAGGAGATCGTCGAGGAGATGGTGGGGCGCATGAACACCGAGTTCACGCCTGCCAACGTCGCCAAGGCCAAGGCCCTGAACCTGAGCGTGCGCGACTGGGTCATCCTGGCGAGCATGGTGCAGGCCGAGGCCGCGAACGACGGCGAGATGCCGGTCATTGCGGGCGTGTTCGTCAACCGCCTGCGCGACGGTATCGCTCTGGGCAGCGACCCCACCGTGGCCTACGGTCTGGGCAAGGACCTGCCGGACCTCGACCGCAGCGCCGGAGACTTCACGAAGGACACGCCCTACAGCACCTACACGCGCATGGGCCTGCCCGCCGGACCGATCAACAACCCCGGCCAGGCGGCGCTTCTGAGTGTCATCAACCCCAAACGCACCATGAACGACGGCCGCGACGCGCTGTACTTCCTGCACGCGGGCGGCAAGATCTACGTGAACCACACCTACGCCGAGCACCTGAGCGACAACGCCCGCTACCGCTGA
- a CDS encoding YebC/PmpR family DNA-binding transcriptional regulator: protein MAGHSKWSQIKRKKGANDKRRSAIYSKHIRAIQAAVRSGGSGDPSGNLSLKNAIAAAKADTVPVDNIDNAVKRAVGAGEGAAEYKEVSYEGYGPAGTALFIETLTDNVNRTVADIRAVFNKRGGSLGTSGSVAWQFEKKGIILLTDTSEAAQEVAIENGAEDINESEDGLEISTGPADLYAVQDALTNAGYVVESGQITMLPSNTVAVAGDDVRKLLVLVEALEDLDDVQNVYTNADLPEDAEA from the coding sequence ATGGCCGGTCACAGCAAATGGTCGCAGATCAAACGTAAAAAAGGCGCCAACGACAAGCGGCGCAGCGCCATCTATTCCAAGCACATTCGCGCCATCCAGGCCGCCGTGCGCTCGGGCGGCAGCGGGGACCCGAGCGGGAACCTCAGCCTGAAGAACGCGATCGCCGCCGCCAAGGCCGACACGGTGCCGGTGGACAACATCGACAACGCGGTCAAGCGCGCGGTCGGTGCGGGCGAGGGCGCCGCCGAGTACAAGGAAGTGAGCTACGAGGGCTACGGCCCCGCCGGCACGGCCCTGTTCATCGAGACGCTGACCGACAACGTGAACCGCACGGTGGCCGATATCCGCGCCGTGTTCAACAAGCGGGGCGGCTCGCTGGGCACGAGTGGCAGCGTGGCGTGGCAGTTCGAGAAGAAGGGCATCATCCTGCTCACCGACACGAGCGAGGCGGCGCAGGAAGTCGCCATCGAGAACGGCGCCGAGGACATCAACGAGTCCGAGGACGGCCTGGAGATCAGCACCGGCCCCGCCGACCTGTACGCGGTGCAGGACGCCCTGACGAACGCCGGCTACGTGGTCGAGAGCGGCCAGATCACTATGCTGCCCAGCAACACGGTGGCGGTGGCGGGCGACGACGTGCGCAAGCTGCTCGTCCTCGTCGAGGCGCTCGAGGACCTCGACGACGTGCAGAACGTCTACACCAACGCGGATCTGCCCGAGGACGCCGAGGCCTGA
- a CDS encoding amidohydrolase, translated as MSAPLTLLLARTLTLDEARPHAEAVLVGGGRVLATGSRDEVRALAPGAEVEDWRDLILTPGLSDAHTHLVKYGFSLAELSLHGAASLGEVQAKVGQRALNTPRGEWIVGGGFLLSELGLTTYPTAAQLDEFSPHHPVALYSRDLHMLWVNSEALRRAGVTDATPDPEGGHVVRPLGCLQENATDLVARVIPEPTPAQYLAAARAGAGDLAARGYVSTHTMAFESPEAPRALQTLAARGELPLRVWACLPHDRLGLARDLGLTRNPGGLFQWGGVKFFADGALGSRTAWLHAPGFADGSGTGIALDHPDLIREVGREALALGLTPVTHAIGDRANTEVLNAYDDLRADAEARGIRLRVEHAQHLRPEDIARFRGLTASVQPIHLQADAGMIRALLPHLTETSYPFRSLKAAGAVLAFGSDAPVAPPEYRANFAAALTRVGDDGRSLAPAEALTLDDVLWAHTRGPALAAGWDDEGVIRPGARAAFTLWDRVGGNARALVL; from the coding sequence ATGTCCGCGCCCCTGACGCTGCTTCTTGCCCGTACCCTGACCCTCGACGAGGCTCGGCCCCACGCCGAGGCCGTGCTGGTGGGAGGCGGCCGGGTGCTGGCGACCGGTTCGCGCGACGAGGTGCGTGCCCTAGCACCCGGCGCCGAGGTCGAGGACTGGCGCGACCTGATCCTGACGCCGGGGCTATCGGACGCGCATACGCACCTCGTCAAGTACGGGTTCTCGCTGGCCGAACTCAGTCTGCACGGGGCGGCCAGCCTGGGCGAGGTTCAGGCCAAGGTGGGGCAGCGTGCCCTGAACACCCCGCGCGGCGAGTGGATCGTGGGGGGCGGCTTCCTCCTGTCCGAACTGGGCCTGACCACCTACCCGACCGCCGCGCAGCTCGACGAATTCAGCCCGCATCACCCGGTCGCGTTGTACTCGCGCGACCTGCACATGCTCTGGGTCAACAGCGAGGCGCTGCGCCGCGCGGGCGTGACGGACGCGACCCCCGATCCCGAGGGCGGTCACGTCGTGCGTCCGCTCGGCTGCCTTCAGGAAAACGCCACCGACCTCGTGGCCCGCGTGATCCCTGAGCCCACTCCGGCGCAGTACCTCGCGGCGGCGCGGGCGGGGGCCGGGGACCTCGCGGCGCGCGGCTACGTCAGTACGCACACGATGGCCTTCGAGTCGCCCGAGGCCCCGCGCGCCCTGCAGACGCTGGCGGCGCGCGGCGAGCTGCCGCTGCGGGTGTGGGCCTGCCTGCCGCATGACCGCCTGGGGCTGGCGCGCGACTTGGGGCTGACCCGGAACCCCGGCGGACTGTTCCAGTGGGGCGGCGTGAAGTTCTTCGCCGACGGAGCTCTGGGCAGCCGCACGGCGTGGCTGCACGCGCCGGGCTTCGCCGACGGCTCGGGCACCGGGATCGCGCTCGACCACCCGGACCTCATCCGCGAGGTGGGGCGCGAGGCGCTCGCCCTGGGCCTCACGCCCGTCACGCACGCCATCGGGGACCGGGCGAACACCGAGGTGCTCAACGCCTACGACGACCTGCGCGCCGACGCCGAAGCGCGGGGCATTCGCCTACGCGTCGAGCACGCCCAGCACCTGCGTCCGGAGGACATCGCCCGGTTCCGGGGCCTGACCGCCAGCGTGCAGCCTATCCACCTCCAGGCCGACGCCGGCATGATCCGCGCGCTGCTGCCGCACCTGACGGAGACGAGCTACCCCTTCCGCTCGCTGAAGGCTGCGGGCGCGGTTCTGGCGTTCGGCAGCGACGCCCCGGTCGCGCCCCCCGAGTACCGCGCCAACTTCGCCGCCGCCCTGACCCGCGTGGGGGACGACGGCCGGTCCCTGGCCCCCGCCGAGGCCCTGACCCTGGACGACGTGCTGTGGGCGCACACGCGTGGCCCCGCTCTGGCCGCGGGCTGGGACGACGAGGGCGTCATCCGGCCGGGCGCGCGGGCCGCCTTCACCCTCTGGGACCGCGTGGGCGGCAACGCGCGGGCGCTGGTGCTGTAG